aaagggggcataatttgcccaaaatacatgccagagttatgggacttgatccagtgaggtttgtaattgatctagaaaaagaaaaaagtaagtttcaaatctatatgcctttcagtaatagctgtatgtacttgcacgcaaaacttcaaccagaatttgctaagtccaaaagggggcataatttggctaaaatgaaagtcagagttatgggacttgctgctatcaactagttttataaccccgaagacacatgtgaagtttcaaatcaatatctgcattagttttggagatagtaacttgcatgtaaaactttaaccaaaattttctaaatccaaaagggggcataatttgctcaaaatacatgtcagagttatgggacttgacccagagaggtttgtaattgacctagaaaaagaaaaaataagtttcaaagctatatgcctttaattgatggctgtatgtacttgcatgcaaaaacttaaccaacgccgacgccagggtgagtaaaatagctagactattcttcgaatagtcgagctaatactAAGTTCTTCCATACTGTTGTAGTTGCAGaataaaaccaagagcaccgccatgcaggtgctgacactcatctgatttttttgtataatagaaaaattgtccttcccatgattttctaagtccaaaaagggccataattcttgcaaaaagcaggatggagttatgtttcttgatgtacagagtcagcttatgatggtgaacaacagttgcaagtttcaaagcaatagctttcatagtttaggagaaaagtttacctaaacataaaacaaccaataaatctgatattttctaagtccaaaaggggccataattcttgcaaaaagcaggacagagttatgttttttgctgtacagggtcagcttatgatggggaacaagtattgcaagttttgaagcaatagctttgatagtttatgaaacaagagggccatgaaggccctgtatcgatCACCTGACATactaacctaaagatcatcaagattaacattctgaccaagtttcattaagatatggtcataattgtggcctctaaagtgttaactagctattcctttgatttgacctggtgacctagtttttgaccggacacgatccagattcgaacttgacctaaagatgatcaggtttaacattctgactaagtttcatgaagataaagtcataaatgtggcctctagagtgttaacaagcttttcctttgatttgacctagtgacctagtttttgaccccacctgacccagatttaaacttgacctaaagatcatcaagattaacattctgaccaagtttcattaagatacatgtattatggtcataaatgtggcctctaaaatgtttactagcttttcctttgatttgacccggtgacctagtttttgacccgaaatgacccagattcgaacctgacccaGGGTTTTCCCTcaggttttttatttgggagtccatggactcccatggctgctaatttaagggtccctaataatttttgggggtccacaaattattgatcttgaaaatggacattattactataaaaatttaccctaaaaccgaatgaacttaattgtatctttttaatttagatagcagctgattcaatatttcggaatggtatctttcaaaatggcatgagcttctcaattcagactgattacaaaaggtgtgatagtctttttgttctgatcaaatagccagtaattaccggcaattaacgtgtcacctcgtgtcaattatgttgttcacaattttatctcggttaaagataatactcgatccttaattagtatcataatttctgtgatttattaatattttttcatcaaaatactttaaatttatatgaagttaattttgtttaataaaaaaataaaccattcgatcttttacggaacgtaacggcaatcttagattttagcggtgacagtaagcgcggagaagtagtttccctttaccaaaatggcgaacatcgataacaaaacttgttttgaagttggaaaatcgtctacacctgtgtataatgagcacccatgattcggggatggtcccggtggtaaaaaactgcgcattttatatgggtatctgcgcaaaggaggcttcagtgcaaaggagtttcgtgaccgattttgcgggtccagtgggacGCAGACGCACtaaaaaatgcgagttcaaagcagtaaaagcgcgtcagggacgcagaaaacctgcgtccgggaaaaccctgctgacctaaagatcatcaagtttaacattctgactaagtttcatgaagataaagtcataaatatgacctctagagtgttaacaagcttttcctttgatttgacctggtgacctagtttttgaccccacctaacccagatttaaacttgacctaaagatcatcaagattagcattttgaccaagtttcattaagatatggtcataaatgtggcctctacagtgtaaactagcttttcctttgatttgattgggtgacctagttcttgatcctacatgacccagattcaaactggactttaagatcatcaatattaacattctgaccaagtttcatgaagatacagtcataaatgtggcctctacagtgttaacaagcttttcctttgatttgacctgatgacctagtttttgaccccagatgacccaatatcgaactcttccaagattttattgagggtaacattctgaccaagtttcattaagattgggccaaaactgtgacctcaagagtgtcaacaaggttttcctttgatttgacttagtgacctagtttttgatcccagatgacccaatatcgaacttgtccaagattttattgagggtaacattctgaccaagtttcattaagattggacgaaaattgtgacccctagagtgttaacaagcttttcctttaattcgACCTGATGACTTACATTTTtgtagtttttgatcccagatgacccaatatcgaactcgtccaagattttattgagggtaacattctgaccaagtttcattaagattgggccaaaaatgtgacctctagagagttaacagccaaattgttgacgactgacacagggcgatcacaaaagctcacctgtgaacaagtgttgcaagtttcaaagcaatacctttgatagtttaggagagaAGCTGGCCTAAACGTAAAACTTaaccggtgctcttgttttttaatgatttcacCTTGTGGCATGGTTCTTCACCaaagtgacccagttacaaattcatcctcaattttaaacaaacattctaacaaagtctCATGATGATCAGGTATAAAATGTGATCTGACTGATCTCTAGAGTATTTACACCTCTGAATTTAtttagtgacctagctttttacctaAGTAGTCAAGTTTCAAAAAGCCTATGTATCATGGAGACAAACAGTCTTACGAAGATTTATGATAATCAAGTAGAAAACTTTGCCTCTGGTGTTATGAACATGTTTCTCCTATGATTTTACCTTATGTAACCCATTTCCTAATTGACCTAGACTCCAAAGAGATATACATTCTGATGTCAAGTAGAAATTTATGGCccctagaatgttaacaaggggTTTTTCCCCAACAATTTCACCTAGCGACCTAATGTTTAACCCCAGGTAACGCTGTTTCAAACTGACATATATTTCATGgagacattctgacaaagttttttgaagatcaagtagaaaatgtagtCTCAACATTGCtatctctagagtgttgacagaaaaattgttgactatgctttgtttgttttgggtttaatgccgtttttaacagtatttcagtcatgtaacggcgggcagttaacctaaccagtgttcctggattctgtaccagtacaaacctgttctccgcaagtaactgccaacttccccacatgaatcagaggtggaggactaatgatttcagacacaatgtcgtttatcagtcactgagaacatacgccccgcccgaggatcaaactcactaTGCATGTCACCCAATGAATATAAGGCAATCACACGACTGAgcgaaaatatcaaaatgtatttcatttgtcTGAATGACCTGTAGAAATCCAGAAGCTGCCTGCCGCACTGTTTCTGATAAACTTACAAAGCAACTTACCTAACGATTTTCTAGTTTTGTTCTTCATGTGGACCTCCTCAGCCTCATCCAAAACCAAATTCATGTACTCATCAAACCCCTGTAaatattaattcaatattttataacttttctttaCATCTTTGGTAAATTTTGTTTTCCTTGTATGTAAGACCATCATAATTTGCTATATTATcatccatttttttcttcaagCTTAATAAGAGTCAGAGGTGATGGTAATCAAGCAATTTACTTATAATAGCCTAAATAAAAAGAGCACAAGTGCTTTTCCCTTATTTCATCCCTTGtcttaaataaacaaaactgtATTACCAATGACCACACACAATGCAGGCCAAACACTGTTAATAAAGCTCTGTCCTTCAATAAACGGACAAAACTGTAAGTTATATACATCTGTAGTTAGTTACTTACTGCAATGCAGCCTTCTATACGAAGATTGACCTGCTCATATAACCAAACCTGCACTCTTGATTTCTGTAATGAAACAAAATCTACTTAGTAAGTTTGTATTCCAAGTTTCTGTAAATTATGTTTcatcttttcatataaaactgatggaaaaaaaaattctaaagaaATTCATTAAAAGTTCCTCTTATACCTTGTGAGTTATTTCTATGAGGAAACAGTGAATCTGTACAGACAATACACAGATcagaattacttttttttttctaaaatagtaACATGCTTCTTATAAAAAGGTTTCCTTTTTACTGAGCATCTCTACTAAGAAACCCTTGCCTCGCGTATAATTAGAGAACATTTATtcctattttctttttactttaaattcagAAACTGGCAACTAACTATATCATGAAAGTACTGTTGTACAAGAAAATACTTACATTCTGTAGATATCTGAAGATAAGATTCTGACAGAGAGTTAAGGAAATGATAACTGGAACATTTCATGTGATAAGCTAGTATTAAAACTATCCCGGACATTTGTTCCTACATACACAAAGAGGATGTAAGAATTGgaagtgttatattttttgtaattaaaaagaaattctcaGGTAAAATGCTACCAGTATTAAGAAAAGGTATGATGAACATAAATGTATCATTTTAGTATGGAAAAATTATGCATTTATACTTACAAAAGCTACTGAGGTTACCCTTTAAAAACAAGGGCTCCACCAAGTAGGGCAATATACCCCTAAGGTTTATATCAAAGGAGTGAGAGGAcacaagtaaaatttaaagattttttttatttttgtgtttttgttgttgttgtttttttaggggggggggggggggagaggggggaACCTCCAgttatgtgtgtatgtgtggtgACAGGATGCTAAGGGACAAGATACTAAGAAACTATTTTTGgtgttggggggaggggggatgtagattgttgcagtcagcatgttgtctcatcaccccctgcctatattccaagtttcaagtcaatacgtttaatactttttatgttatgctctggacaggaaatatgatgggcagatttgattttgacctaccACCCAGGTTCATGCACTTTGAAAATCATTATATCACCACCTAACTAAATCCCAGTTTGAcatcaataccttgaatggttaataagttatgctctgaACACTAAGTTTGATGGCCAGATTTGCCAGTACGAGAACATGGCTAATAGGAAATGAAGTCATGGTGACACCGACTTCCCGGGAAAATGTATAAAGTTAGCTAAAACaattcagcttcagagatgttatATGCTGTTTTAGAACAAATCCCTATTGAAATCTATTAAACCAGAAATCGTGCCAGAAACCTGTTACGctagaatttcatcaaatcaaaTGCTACAGACCcactttttaatttaatatatttttaacacaTTCTTCCTTTGATAAAATGAAACATGCAACAccatttgaaactgttaaaaaaattcattaaataaaagaaaatgtaatcctgaaattcaaaaataaccatgtgctACAAACTTCGCATGACATCAACAGTTTCTCATGAGAGTCAGTGTGCAGATGTAGCGTTTCCACCTGGTTAGGTAAACGGTAACGCCATAATTTAATGGATGCGACCATCAGGATATAACAAAAGGTGGCACAGGAGACTATtacgatgctggatagtgaaaatgggcacatctgaggaagctggagcaatcactggagtgtttaatgactccaatgtggatacAGGTTTTGGACAACagctaatgtttttgttaaaagaattaagtaataagagagatcaAAATAAAGtgatcaaaacattaaataagtataattctaagcaaaaaggggacataattcatgaaatattggtgtaagagtgatgcaccttgtgtcaaaggatgtgggtgatgatgtgttacacctactttaagtttgaatcaaattatccatttagaaataactgaaaactttaacctgaaattcaaactAGAAAGGGGcgataatttatgaaatactggtgctagagttataGTCCTAGTGTTGTTTGGTGTaaatgatgatgctgaacaaatattttaagtttgaatcaaatcctctctgtaataacagagatacagtgaaaatgcatcaaaattaaccttaaattctaagtaaaaggggacataattcaagaaaaattggtaccagagttatgcaccttgtgtcatataatgtgggtgataaggtggaacaactactttaagtctgaatcaaatccatttagtaataactgagaatagagtgaaagtgcatcaaaacttaacctgaaattctaagtgaaaaggggagataattcatgaagtattggtgcaagagttgtggctcttgtgtcatatgatgtgagtgatgatgttgaacaaatgtttaaagtctgaatcatatccatttagtaataactgaaatagagtgaaagtgcatcaaaactttaacctgaaattcttagtcaaaaggggggataattcatgcaATATTGGTGAAAGagttagtgagttatggcccttgtgccagatgatgtgggtgatgatgagcagtgtttcagaaatctgcaaatttattggtaggccattgggctaccaaaattttaatcttgTAGCCCggacatttaagtttatttggcaatggccatttcagtttatttactatgtgcttgCTTCTATACTACAGCGGAtggaatgattaaattattagaggtttcataattttagccatatgcacattgttataaattttgttctcttaaatagcaattatcattactcctttttctccttttaaaagataaaactacatgtatttaaactgagaaatattatcaggagtactcctgatagttattgcaacatggcaatataaaaggaatgcaaatcaatttaaataaacttgcaaattccttagagctgtatgaattgtaatttatctcaaatttttttgaagttgacataataattctgtctgattctaaacatctgTCTGGTTTAATAAATGGACTAGAACCGCATAATTATATTTAACGTCGCTCAGATTCTTGGCACTGTGTATTCttttatccgaatttatgtttgtccaaaattctgtatactttctgatatttttctaaatcatggtcgatttttttgcatgttgagcaagtatttaaattgaaaagcataaacaatcagtgtaggcactaaactgcctcaaaatcaaacatctgttctttctgatcgctccataaatattgaggtcagcgaaaccgaaagtatactttggcaggtggcgctaaaatgacgtaattttaagactggtttgcatatttgttttaaacaataccgaTCAATGACTTTGATGTTactggatcagtctaaaatcactcGTGCATGTTTctgtaaacatttgcctgcgggtacgattAAACGGTTAACTGTTTGCTGATTGTGACAGCAGGTGATAATAATTAAAGCCTCGGGcgtgtatctcttgataaacaaggggattatagacaactatcaaaattatatttgaagactcaattattgatttccgggctactcgatatggagtttcaaggtagcccggcgggcacgctctgaaaaaaaTTTGTAGCCCagcagaattttctggtagcacCCGGGCTCcagacatgggatttctgaaaccctgtgatgaggaataactattctaattttaaagcaaatccatctagtaattacAGAGCTAAGGAGAAAAAAGATAAAAGAGTAAAAACACTtcaaccaaggtggggacgtggaaagacgTCGACGCCGGGGTaagtagaatagctctccatatacttcttatagtcgagctaataaaaatctCAAGCACAGAGAGATTGTGAGTACGATTCAAAACGAGTCAGATCATTTCAAGAGTTTCAGCTGGCCTCGCAGTCGCACAGGCAAAGTTTCGGCATGACATTTTTGTTTAACTGAATATGTTGGAAGGTTCCCCAGCCTCGCGGATGCGACTTCAGCCTTGTATACAGGCTAAAaagttaaaagcttttttttgtcACAGTTACATAACTACACtgtattatgtttgcttttgttctACCTGTAGATCATAAGCCTGAAGTAAtgaattattattagaaataaataaataattaagatcgcgctgtttgaaattttacaaataattgtatgaaacttcgatcgtttttatagaattttgcctacatttctgtcgacatcttattatgatcgttatagaattcaaactgtattacttctaaaGCGGGGCTGAAAAtatgaagcgattatattaaaaaatgaatgcactacaagcGTTTTTTTGTGTACTTGTCCATAAACATTTAAGAAGGGCCGATaggataggtcgcacgtgctcgtggaatggaaaattactggcatgacgttttgatatctttacgattcgcgggtaaattccagtcaatccaggtaattttcgTGTTATGCGGACtgaaaatatcgttgtcatttaaaaggaaacatcagataaatcggtgaaatttcacgcttttattattaacaagtttgaaaacttagtagccCGACGGACTACCCAGCTTGGGAAATTCGGTAGTCTGTCTGAAAAACTGGTAGCCTCGGGCTACCGTCAAGATCGAGGCCTGGCAAAGATGAAAATTATGACTAGGTTCCAGTATTCTTCTATGGCGAAGCTTGTTTGTCAAGGGACCTTTACATTTAggtttaacatattttaatttcatttcttaattttgtgaaaggaagtgtctagccgtccgataaccggacgcctagcctgcgttctagtcgtccggttaccggacgcctagcaaatcctcaggggattttctagtcgtccggtaattgattttctaatgaataagacatgattttatatagttttaatgttatttacttaaccctttcccacatggatacgtttatcaccgtatctatcgattaccgaacagaaacgtattgacccgagtctatcggttccccgatagaaacgtattataccgattaacggccatttgaacagaatcgttttatcccgtgtctcataatcaatcgctttattttcgttcttttcctaaagaaacaaattccggatgtttactaactcaaaatatgggatttcgtcatcattatttacgtacaagatcatgtggttactatttaaatttatcgagtactttgcaaagaaagacaccaggtttttttcctacatgtgcacgacgctacgtcatggaaaattactgagaaaactgcttgcaactggccggttcgcgggctttcctcgttctaaaaataacaaccatttaacatcaaagtatttttaaatgtgttaggtcatgaaggtcacgcgtgatacatgcggatttcccctaaacaacaatttgtgtatacgatggcttggaatttatggccttacataacgggaagtgttaatcaaaacagaaggaccgcggctttcaaatattttatgacaccccaagagttaattgctgcggaagtcacccgtgatgtaccaacgtttgatcatcaaaatattacgtaatattatcttaaaatttttaatttttagcacaagaatactgtagtcggttacgagtctcgatctcagtgatctttttgcactttctgaaattttatgatccgttatttttgtagtgttattcagtttgatggttgtttttttatataaatacttaccgattccgattcggaagataagtctattaactataaatcaaactttcaaacatcaaaatgaaattgtatatgaatttcaatgtgaaagtaatccaaaacagaattttatgcctaaaaatatatattcccgtactttaacactttatatcttcgaaactcaaagagaaactacaataaattttgtatcatcggaaagagaatttaaattgctacaaactttatattgacaaaaataatgtcaaacttacagaaaatattacaataatgacatttttaagataagtgtgtgtaatcccaaaataatgccaacacctctgttcagataagacagtcacctttatcagccatataccgattattgattattgattatcacttatcagtgttatgtaaaagaggttactttggcttctgttctgtgtggtaaagggttaagatatcgatacttatctgtaaacaaaagtttgtgtaaatacatacaataaacatttacaataaatcactgcattattcagccgataaaatggaagtttgccgAACTCAATAATGGCGAGATCAACGTGACGTCACTTATTAAAATCTGGAGGcttttatgggatcggaatttttaaaattagaacAGTTTTGAAGaactttcaattttcatattttagtattcaaatattttttaatgaattactgttttaaatgacatctaatttcaaaagcggcagcgtgatgttcaaaactttaagaaaaacagtagttaagcgttcataattaatccattttattttgaaataattataattgtcaaaattaatgaatgcattgccttttttaagctttccattcttcaaaaaatatatataaatttgtgttttaataattaaagtttcggccgttagaaaaacatcactttttacaaaatagcatatgaacgttcggcgatcaatgttttatcatttctaaaaatagaatatcaacagatttgtaaacaaatacgatctcttgcgtttaatcgactgaaaaatcaggtaagtattgatattttaagtaaataacatttaaaactatataaaatcattacttatccattaagaaatcaattaccggacgactagaaaatccccctgaggatttgctagccgtccggtaaccggacgactagaacgcaggctaggcgtccggttaccggacggctagacacttcctttgtGAAAAAATCTTCCAAGCACAAGTTCATACTATCAGCTTtgtctcaaattctcacaaatactttgtgttactttatttctcctgtacattcctgcttttaaactcttatgcactgacgcgcacctacataaaatactcgcaagggtgtcatgcagtatatatagatagatagagagaTAAACAACGGAAAGTAACACATTTTCGCGACAAGAAATACCCAAGAACCTAGAGACAAAACCGTAGAAGTCTCACAAATTACATAACACCTGAATGGTTAAACAGAAAGGATACGATAGGCTGGACCATCACTTTCTGGACCTTAGCACCTCCTTTGTAAGCCATTTTGCAAAATGTACTTTCGTCTCGCGCACGCTGACCGGCAAAATGGCGATTTTGTTTAGACGGTGTAAAGTAAAACTTTCAAGAATGTGTAAATTCAAAAACGGGCAACTAATTTTTTTACTGTAGgttacaaactgcaaaatatttccCTTACCCATAAAGAAATTAATCAACCAACACGAAAGCTAACAAACTTTacaaaatgcacagaaaaaatGCCTGTCCCCTTTTAGCCTTTTGCTTTGTTGCTTTGCTTGTACTTTTAAACTTTTGTGtgcttttctttcattttccttAAAAGTGAAGGTGAAAATCAGGCCAGTGTTCCCTGAACAGGGTTTCTTATATTCTTTAAGTTTACATCACAGCACctctttggggttttttttatatttatttttttcttgtaaatcaAACATCTATTTTCCGAGAATAACACATTCTCCACAGTTTTTGATGTTGAACATTTCATAATTTGTGCTAGTCTAAAACtagtataaattataaaattgatATGCATAGTATTTATATTTGTACTTGCTACATTTATCAATATGCTCATTTAACCATGCcatatatctttaaaagtttaaaacgaTTTAAATTTGATTATGTTAAATAGCTTTAATTCAACTGCTTTATCTTTGTTAAGTTCTGGTCTGAATACAGCTCATGAGTTAATGTCGTATTGTATTGTatacaattaaaaataaagttgcttgtatctagcaaaatatttCCATCTTACTTTTTTCGTGTCGAACCCATTGTGGTGATGCTGATAGACAGAAGTCAGGGTTTGGAAATGCGATCtttgtgaaaacattaatatcACCATTAACTAAGTTCAAGTGTGTCTGTGTGTCACGCAGGCACGTGGTGGATAGTTTGAAATATCATTACTTTTAGTATTGTCTAAGAAACGTTCGAACTTCAATCAAAGTGTGAAGATCTTTGGATCAAGGTTGGCCTGGTAGTAAACCCTTAATATATGGGTGGTTCGGAATCTTAATCTACCCATGATGGCCTGGAACACTATGAGCCATTGCTCTGGctgtaaatatcaaatatactaTGTAGAAATCTTTGAGACCCTAAATACGCAAACCTGACGCAAATGCTAAACCTACGTGCAAGAGAAATCGATATCatagatttattttcactacaAACTCAACATTGGTCAGTCAAATCTACATCTTACCTGGCACCAGCGATCACAACGTTGTTGAGGTCATAGTAAACACTTCCGCAAAATTAAATTCGTTACCAAAATAACTCATCAAAAAATCCctctgtacaaaaaaaaaaaaaaaaaaaaaaaaaacactgcgaAAGATTTAAACAGTCATTAATTTTGATGACTAACATCAGGATCTGTTCTAAAGGAGGGCAAGTTTTC
This is a stretch of genomic DNA from Mercenaria mercenaria strain notata chromosome 4, MADL_Memer_1, whole genome shotgun sequence. It encodes these proteins:
- the LOC123551866 gene encoding small nuclear ribonucleoprotein E-like, whose product is MAYKGGAKVQKVMVQPINLIFRYLQNKSRVQVWLYEQVNLRIEGCIAGFDEYMNLVLDEAEEVHMKNKTRKSLGRILLKGDNITLIQAVQ